Proteins found in one Epinephelus fuscoguttatus linkage group LG4, E.fuscoguttatus.final_Chr_v1 genomic segment:
- the lyve1b gene encoding lymphatic vessel endothelial hyaluronic receptor 1b gives MNFIGNMVRFSFLTQVLFLSFAAFLLASDSSLMKVPQSHRAAGVFMLIEGGKYTFNFTAARAACLFLNVTMATRAQMERAVQRGLETCKFGWIAEQIAVVPRITSDKNCGQGKTGVATWFTGPEQKFGVFCFNVSEETPNTSTAGPQSSTTLTSPTQTSTPATPPLTSTTTSPPSVTPAASEHTTLTPALLTETTQSAETSSASTTLSPVSTHVPAFVSHLITSKPTVTVTLVGSASARSSSSSVSSESVTPWPIGSRNPPLGDVPTALIVLGIILLLLAAAGVVWYYKLNIFTLWSPAQLKDDTETEMWKHTDSEMDVHEEEEEESDRKYSSDITLCVNPDIKTNSSEGSF, from the exons ATGAATTTTATAGGAAACATGGTGAGATTTAGTTTTTTAACTCAGgtcttatttttgtcttttgcaGCCTTCCTGTTGGCGTCTGACTCCAGTCTGATGAAAG TCCCTCAGAGTCACAGAGCCGCTGGAGTCTTTATGCTCATCGAAGGAGGAAAATACACCTTTAACTTCACCGCTGCCAGAGCTGCCTGCCTATTTCTGAACGTCACCATGGCGACCAGGGCTCAGATGGAGCGAGCAGTGCAGCGTGGACTGGAGACGTGCAA ATTCGGCTGGATAGCCGAACAGATCGCAGTCGTCCCACGAATCACTTCTGACAAAAACTGCGGACAGGGCAAAACCGGGGTGGCGACGTGGTTCACAGGGCCAGAACAGAAGTTTGGCGTCTTCTGCTTCAACGTGTCAG AGGAAACACCAAACACATCGACAGCCGGCCCTCAGAGCTCCACCACGCTGACATCACCGACCCAAACCTCCACACCTGCCACACCTCCGCTCACATCAACGACCACATCTCCACCTTCAGTGACGCCCGCAGCCTCTGAGCACACGACTTTAACTCCAGCTCTCCTCACTGAGACAACACAGTCTGCTGAGACTTCCTCTGCCTCCACCACCCTGAGTCCTGTCTCCACCCATGTTCCTGCTTTTGTTTCCCACCTTATCACCTCTAAACCCACTGTCACCGTCACTTTGGTTGGCTCTGCTTCTGCTCGTTCCTCCAgttcctctgtttcctctgagTCAGTGACGCCGTGGCCGATAGGTTCAAGAAACCCTCCTCTGGGAG aCGTACCGACGGCGCTCATCGTTCTTGGCATCATCCTCCTGCTCCTGGCAGCAGCGGGCGTCGTGTGGTACTACAAGCT GAATATTTTCACCCTCTGGTCTCCGGCACAGCTGAAAGacgacacagagacagagatgtggAAGCACACCGACAGTGAGATGGACGTGCacgaagaggaagaagaagaatcagacaggaagtactccagtgacatcacactgtgtgtgaatCCAGACATCAAGACAAACTCCTCAGAGGGGAGTTTCTGA